Genomic DNA from Niallia circulans:
TCCTGGGATGGCGTTTGGAACAGGAACACACCCAACAACAGTATTATGTATCCAAGCTTTGGAAAGAATAGTAAAAAAAGGCGATACAGTTATTGATGTTGGTACAGGTTCTGGAGTGCTGAGTATTGCAGCCTCCATGCTCCAAGCAAAATCAGTGCTTGCCCTTGATTTGGATGAGGTTGCTGTTCAATCAGCAAAGCTGAATCTGAAGTTAAACAAGGTGCATGAAACAGCTACAGTCCAGCAAAATAATTTACTTGATGGAATAACGCAAGAGTCTGATGTGATTGTTGCTAACATACTTGCAGAGGTAATTGTCCGCTTCACAGATGATGTTTACCGCTTATTAAAAGAGGATGGCTATTTTATTGCTTCAGGTATCATTCTTCAGAAAAAAGAAGAAGTAAAGGCTGCCATCATTGCTTCAGGGCTTGAAATTGTTGAAACAGTCCAAATGGAAGATTGGATTAGCATCACAGCGAAAAAAGCAAAGTAAACCTAAAAAGAAGTTTGTTCGTATTACTGCAAACTTCTTTTAGTATGCTTATAAGGCTCTTTCTTTCACAGCGGGAATTCCTTGATTATATGTAAAGGCAGGTTTTAAGCAGTGCAACGTTATTTCGCGGAAAATGTAGAGAACACATTCCTTATAAAAGAAGATGACTTTCATCATATTACAAGAGTTATGCGCATGAAGCTTGGCGATGAAATATATTGCGTCAATTCTAATCAGCAAACAGCTCGCTGTTCTATTGAAAATATTACCGAAAACGAAATCGAAGCAAAAGTGGTACAATGGATAGAGGCAGACATGGAGCTGCCGGTCACTGTAACAATAGTAAGCGGCCTGCCAAAAGGGGATAAGCTGGAATGGATTATCCAAAAAGGCACAGAACTAGGTGCGCACGAGTTTATCCCTTTTATTGCATCTCGCTCGATTGTAAAATGGGACGCAAAAAAGTCCGATAAAAAAATCAGCCGTTGGAATAAAATTGCCAAGGAAGCGGCAGAGCAGTCGCATCGCGCTGTTTTACCGAATGTCTCCACACCAGTTTCAGTGAAGGAGCTTATCACTAAAGCTGCACAATATGACGTTTCAATCGTCGCATATGAAGAAGAGGCTAAGCTAGGGGAAACCGCTAATCTTGCAAAGGCACTTTCTTCCTTGAAAAAGGGACAAACGCTGCTTGTAGTATTCGGCCCTGAAGGCGGCCTGACTGATTCAGAGGTTGAGCTCCTTTTGGAAAACGGCTTTATAGCTTGTGGACTCGGACCAAGAATATTAAGAACGGAAACAGCACCATTATACTTACTTTCTGCTGTTTCCTATCATTTTGAACTATTGAATAGATGAGGTGAACAATATGCCAACAGTTGCTTTTCACACATTAGGTTGTAAAGTAAATCATTATGAAACGGAAGCTATATGGCAATTATTTAAAGAGCAAGGATACGATAGAGTAGAATATGAAAACATGTCAGATGTTTATGTCATCAATACATGTACGGTTACAAATACAGGGGATAAAAAGAGCCGTCAGGTTATAAGAAGAGCTGTTCGAAAAAATCCTGATGCTGTCATTTGTGTTACTGGGTGTTATGCACAAACATCACCAGCTGAGATTATGGCAATCCCTGGTGTCGACATAGTTGTTGGAACACAGGATCGTGTGAAAATGCTTGATTATATCACACAATTCAAAGAAGAACGCCAGCCGATTAACGCAGTTGGCAATATCATGAAAAACAGAGTGTATGAAGAATTAGACGTTCCAGCATTTACTGACAGAACGAGAGCTTCCTTGAAAATCCAAGAAGGCTGTAACAACTTCTGCACATTCTGTATTATTCCATGGGCCCGAGGCTTAATGAGGTCAAGAGATCCGCAAGAAGTAATCAGACAAGCACAACAGCTAGTTCATGCAGGCTATAAGGAGATCGTTCTTACAGGTATCCATACAGGTGGATACGGTGAGGATATGAAAGATTATAATCTTGCCAGACTTCTTCGAGATTTGGAATCTCAAGTAAAAGGACTGAAAAGACTTCGTATTTCTTCCATTGAAGCTAGTCAAATTACAGACGAAGTGATTGAAGTATTAAATGATTCGAAAATAATTGTTAACCATCTTCATATCCCGATTCAATCAGGTTCTGATACTGTATTGAAAAGGATGAGAAGAAAGTATACGATGGAATTCTTCGCTGAAAGAATTACCCGCTTAAAAGAGGCACTTCCAGGACTTGCGGTTACTTCTGACGTTATTGTCGGCTTCCCAGGTGAAACAGAGGAAGAGTTTATGGAAACATACAACTTCATAAAAGAGCACAAATTCTCTGAGCTTCATGTTTTCCCATATTCAAAGAGGACAGGAACGCCAGCTGCAAGAATGGACGACCAGATTGACGAAGAGGTAAAGAACGAGCGTGTACACCGCCTTATCGCTTTATCTGATCAGCTTGCAAAAGAATATGCCTCTAATTATGAAGGGGAGGTCGTTGAAGTGATTCCGGAAGAGAAGTATAAGGAGTCTGAAGGTAACGACTTATATGTTGGTTATACAGATAACTATCTGAAAGTCGTATTCCCTGCAACAGAAAACATGGTTGGCCAAATTGTAAAAGTGAAAATTACAAAAGCAGGATATCCTGTTAACGAAGGTCAATTTGTACGTGCTTTGGAAGAATATACAGAAACAGAAAAGGCTATTGTATAATAGAATAGCAGACAGTTTCTAAATGGAAAAGTATCAGAATGGATGCTTTTCCATATCCCTTTGTAAGACAAGATCTATACATACTATTGTTAAAAGGAGCCATTAAATATGAGCAGCCAAATTGCAAAAATGATTGATCACACATTATTGAAAGCAGATGCAACAAAAGAACAAGTTAAAACATTATGTGAGGAAGCAAAAGAATATAGCTTTGCTTCTGTATGTGTAAACCCAACATGGGTGCAATATGCAAGTGAGCTTTTGGCAGGTACAGAAGTGAAAGTTTGTACAGTTATTGGATTCCCATTAGGTGCGACTACTTCAGCTACGAAGGCTTTTGAAACAGCTAATGCGATTGAAAATGGTGCGACAGAAGTAGATATGGTTATCAACATCGGTGCATTAAAAGACAAGAACTTTGATCTTGTGAAGGAAGATATTAAAGCAGTAGTTGATGCGGCAAAAGGCAAAGCACTTACAAAGGTAATTATTGAAACTAGTTTGCTTACAGATGAAGAGAAAGAAAAAGCATGTGTCTTGGCTGTTGAAGCAGGCACAGACTTCGTGAAAACGTCTACTGGCTTTTCAACTGGCGGCGCAACAGTAGAAGATATTGCGCTTATGAGAAAGACAGTCGGCCCAGAAATTGGTGTTAAAGCGTCTGGCGGAGTTAGAAGCAGTGAAGATACAGAAAAGATGATTGAAGCAGGAGCGACTCGTATTGGTGCGAGCTCTGGTGTTGCGATTGTCAATGGACTTACAAGCAACAGCGACTATTAAATAAAAAGGATGGCTACCTAAAACAGGTAGCCATCTTTTTTATTTATGAAGCCTCATAATCCACCTGCCAAACTGTTCTGCAAACGGAAGAACAATAATGGAGGATAGAACATTAAATAAGAGGCTTGCATGGGCAAGCTGTACGTCTTTGGCACTTGTCATAAATTCTACAGCATCCTTCAATTGGCCGATGAAGGGATAAAACAGCACCGCACCGCCAATATTGAGCCATATATGGGCGTAGGCGCAAAGCTTGGCCTCTTTGTCTGCACCAAATGAAGCGAGATAGGATGTAATGCATGTGCCGATATTCGAGCCGAGCATAATGGCAATGCCAGCCTCGATTGACAGCATATCTGCAGTCAAAAAACCCATAATGATGCCAATTGTTGCTGTGCTTGATTGGATTAACGCTGTAATCAGGATGCCGAGAGCTAAAGCCCAAAAAATATGATTAGACAAATGGGTGAGGAAGGTCTGCATAAGAGGAGTTTCCTGTATAATCCCGGCAAAGTATTTAAATCCTTTCATTGCTGTAAAGACAATCGAGATGCCAAGTAATACAAAGCCAATGCTTCTTAGCTTATATTTGTTGATGAATATGCCAAGTGCACCAGCAGCAGCTAACGGAAGCAAATAGTCACTGATATCATAGGTAATGAACTCTGTTGTAAAGGTTGTCCCGATATTTGTTCCAAGAATAATTCCGATTGACTGGGGAAAAGTCAGTACGCGTGCTGCTATTAAGCCGATTGTCAAAACCATAACAGCCGAGCTGCTTTGCAGGACTGCTGTTATGACAATGGCAGCAATCATTCCCTTCCAAGGCTTGTTCGTCAGTTTTTCCAGCAAGGCTTTAAGCGAATGGGAGGACAGATTAAAAAGGCCTGTTCGCAGCATTGTCATACCATAAATAAACAGCAGAATTAACAAAATAAAAAGTCCAATATACAGCATATTGTTCACTCCTTCAAAAAAATATATGAAAAAAGAGGAAAGGACATGCTAAAAATGAAAAATGATAGAGATATACAAGATTTAAAGTTGTATTTTGTGGTAATATATAAGTGTGAGAATGGACAATGAGGGATACTTGTTTAGGAATCACAAAAAAAAAATCAAAACAATTTTCGGTACAGGGCTAAATACAGTTGACCTTGCTTCCTTGATATATTATAATGTCAAGGTACATGGTATCCATGAGATGTTAGTGTGTTGTGTTTCGGAGGGAGGGAAAGAGAATGTCTAAAACCGTCGTTCGTAAAAACGAATCGCTTGAAGATGCTCTTCGTCGCTTCAAACGTTCAGTATCAAAAACTGGTACTTTGCAGGAAGCTAGAAAGCGCGAATTCTATGAAAAGCCTAGTGTTAAACGTAAGAAGAAATCAGAAGCAGCAAGAAAACGTAAGTTCTAAGAGAGGGTGTATTAATTGAGTCTTCTCGAACGCTTAAACAATGATATGAAGCAAGCGATGAAAAACAAAGATAAAGATAAACTCACTAATATCAGAATGTTAAAAGCTGCCATTCAAAATGAAAGCATTAAGATTGGCGGAGATCTTTCTGAAGAGGATGAGTTAACTGTCCTTTCTCGCGAAGTGAAACAACGCAAGGACTCCCTCCATGAGTTTGAAAAAGCAGGTCGCCAAGATCTTGTTGACAAAGTACGTGCGGAGTTAAAGCATGTTGAAATATATATGCCTGACCAGCTTTCAGAAGAGGAGTTATCAGCTATCGTTACTTCGGTAATTGCAGAAACTGGTGCTTCTTCAAAGAAAGATATGGGAAAAGTGATGGCTGCTTTAATGCCAAAGGTTAAAGGTAAAGCAGATGGTTCACTAGTAAATAAACTTGTACAACAACACCTTTCATAAATTGATTTTGTTTTAAAGGCTGCAGTCCTAGATTGCAGCCTTTTAACATTTTATTTTTAAAAAAAGATGTCAATAATATTAAAATAAATGAAACCTTTTCAAAACCGATTCGTATATGTACTATAACCAAACGAACAGGAAAGGAGGAGAAACTTGATTAGGAAAAAAATATTGTTAGTGCCTTTTCTTTTCAGTATTTTGTTATCCTTTTTTCCTGCAGTCAGTTATGCTAACGACCAGCAATTAGTCTATATCGTGCCAATAAAGGATACAGTGGAAATGGGCTTGAGTGAATTTATAAACAGAGCCGTAGAAACAGCGGAAGAGAAACAGGCAGATGTTATCATTTTTGAAATGGACACACCTGGTGGATCAGTAGATGCGGCCGTTTCCATCGGAAAAATAATTTCCGGCACAAGCTTGGAAACAGTCACTTACATTAATCAGGATGCTATCTCGGCTGGTTCCTTCATTGCTTTAAACACTGATAAGATTTTTATGGATGGAAGAGGCAGGTTTGGAGCAGCAGGTGTCATCGATAGTCAGGGTAATACTGCCGGCGAAAAAGCCCAGTCATATTGGCTGTCTGCGATGAGAGGGGCTGCCGAAAAAAGCGGTAAAGATCCTCGCTATGCCATGGCAATGGCGGATAAATCAATTGCCATTCCAGAGCTTGGCGAT
This window encodes:
- the prmA gene encoding 50S ribosomal protein L11 methyltransferase, coding for MKWSEITIHTTNEAIEPISNILHEAGASGVVIEDPFELIKEREDRFGEIYQLNPDDYPEEGVLVKAYLPINSFLGETVDEIKEAINNLILFNIDIGLNKVSIMEVNEEEWATAWKKYYHPVKISEKFTIVPTWEDYTPVNSDELIIELDPGMAFGTGTHPTTVLCIQALERIVKKGDTVIDVGTGSGVLSIAASMLQAKSVLALDLDEVAVQSAKLNLKLNKVHETATVQQNNLLDGITQESDVIVANILAEVIVRFTDDVYRLLKEDGYFIASGIILQKKEEVKAAIIASGLEIVETVQMEDWISITAKKAK
- a CDS encoding 16S rRNA (uracil(1498)-N(3))-methyltransferase; its protein translation is MQRYFAENVENTFLIKEDDFHHITRVMRMKLGDEIYCVNSNQQTARCSIENITENEIEAKVVQWIEADMELPVTVTIVSGLPKGDKLEWIIQKGTELGAHEFIPFIASRSIVKWDAKKSDKKISRWNKIAKEAAEQSHRAVLPNVSTPVSVKELITKAAQYDVSIVAYEEEAKLGETANLAKALSSLKKGQTLLVVFGPEGGLTDSEVELLLENGFIACGLGPRILRTETAPLYLLSAVSYHFELLNR
- the mtaB gene encoding tRNA (N(6)-L-threonylcarbamoyladenosine(37)-C(2))-methylthiotransferase MtaB translates to MPTVAFHTLGCKVNHYETEAIWQLFKEQGYDRVEYENMSDVYVINTCTVTNTGDKKSRQVIRRAVRKNPDAVICVTGCYAQTSPAEIMAIPGVDIVVGTQDRVKMLDYITQFKEERQPINAVGNIMKNRVYEELDVPAFTDRTRASLKIQEGCNNFCTFCIIPWARGLMRSRDPQEVIRQAQQLVHAGYKEIVLTGIHTGGYGEDMKDYNLARLLRDLESQVKGLKRLRISSIEASQITDEVIEVLNDSKIIVNHLHIPIQSGSDTVLKRMRRKYTMEFFAERITRLKEALPGLAVTSDVIVGFPGETEEEFMETYNFIKEHKFSELHVFPYSKRTGTPAARMDDQIDEEVKNERVHRLIALSDQLAKEYASNYEGEVVEVIPEEKYKESEGNDLYVGYTDNYLKVVFPATENMVGQIVKVKITKAGYPVNEGQFVRALEEYTETEKAIV
- the deoC gene encoding deoxyribose-phosphate aldolase; this encodes MSSQIAKMIDHTLLKADATKEQVKTLCEEAKEYSFASVCVNPTWVQYASELLAGTEVKVCTVIGFPLGATTSATKAFETANAIENGATEVDMVINIGALKDKNFDLVKEDIKAVVDAAKGKALTKVIIETSLLTDEEKEKACVLAVEAGTDFVKTSTGFSTGGATVEDIALMRKTVGPEIGVKASGGVRSSEDTEKMIEAGATRIGASSGVAIVNGLTSNSDY
- a CDS encoding GatB/YqeY domain-containing protein, producing MSLLERLNNDMKQAMKNKDKDKLTNIRMLKAAIQNESIKIGGDLSEEDELTVLSREVKQRKDSLHEFEKAGRQDLVDKVRAELKHVEIYMPDQLSEEELSAIVTSVIAETGASSKKDMGKVMAALMPKVKGKADGSLVNKLVQQHLS
- a CDS encoding Na/Pi symporter encodes the protein MLYIGLFILLILLFIYGMTMLRTGLFNLSSHSLKALLEKLTNKPWKGMIAAIVITAVLQSSSAVMVLTIGLIAARVLTFPQSIGIILGTNIGTTFTTEFITYDISDYLLPLAAAGALGIFINKYKLRSIGFVLLGISIVFTAMKGFKYFAGIIQETPLMQTFLTHLSNHIFWALALGILITALIQSSTATIGIIMGFLTADMLSIEAGIAIMLGSNIGTCITSYLASFGADKEAKLCAYAHIWLNIGGAVLFYPFIGQLKDAVEFMTSAKDVQLAHASLLFNVLSSIIVLPFAEQFGRWIMRLHK
- the rpsU gene encoding 30S ribosomal protein S21, with product MSKTVVRKNESLEDALRRFKRSVSKTGTLQEARKREFYEKPSVKRKKKSEAARKRKF